A single region of the Rhizobium sp. NRK18 genome encodes:
- a CDS encoding TRAP transporter large permease codes for MSPALAGTLMIVALFVLLGTGMPIAFALGLAAVVALYFQSGLDIFYVLGDTMFSGIANLAYVSIPMFVLMGAAVASSPAGSDLYTALDRWLNRVPGGLVLSNIGACALFSGMTGSSPATCAAIGKMGIPEMLNRGYPNSVATGSIAAGGTLGILIPPSVTLIVYGIATETSIGRLFMAGVIPGIMLTAMFMAWAIIDCKRKGYVFDTDGLRYTMKQRFQALPRIMPFMLIIAGTLYVLYGGIATPSEAAGAGALLTLLVVVIAYRLFRFKPVAHIFSSAMRESVMIMMIMAAAELFAFALSSLFITQSIAGYIADLEVNRWVLLAIINVFLLVCGMFLPPVAVIVMTAPMLFPIITQAGFDPYWFAIILTINMEVGLITPPIGLNLFVINAIAPKVPTRDILWGALPYVIVMFIAILILCIFPGIATWLPNQMLGAA; via the coding sequence ATGAGCCCCGCACTTGCCGGTACCCTGATGATCGTTGCGCTGTTCGTGCTGCTCGGCACCGGCATGCCGATCGCCTTCGCACTCGGGCTTGCCGCCGTCGTCGCGCTCTATTTCCAGAGCGGCCTCGACATCTTCTACGTGCTCGGCGACACGATGTTTTCCGGTATCGCCAACCTCGCCTATGTGTCGATCCCGATGTTCGTGCTGATGGGCGCTGCGGTCGCCTCCTCGCCGGCCGGTTCCGACCTTTATACCGCCCTCGACCGCTGGCTGAACCGCGTGCCGGGCGGTCTGGTTCTCTCCAATATCGGCGCCTGCGCGCTGTTTTCCGGCATGACCGGCTCGTCGCCCGCCACCTGCGCTGCGATCGGCAAGATGGGCATTCCGGAAATGCTCAACCGCGGCTATCCGAATTCGGTTGCCACCGGCTCGATTGCCGCCGGCGGCACGCTCGGCATCCTCATTCCGCCCTCCGTGACGCTGATCGTCTACGGCATCGCCACGGAAACCTCGATCGGCCGGCTGTTCATGGCCGGCGTCATCCCCGGCATCATGCTGACGGCGATGTTCATGGCCTGGGCGATCATCGACTGCAAGCGCAAGGGCTACGTCTTCGATACGGACGGACTGCGCTACACGATGAAGCAGCGCTTCCAGGCCCTGCCGCGGATCATGCCCTTCATGCTGATCATCGCCGGCACGCTCTATGTGCTCTATGGCGGCATTGCCACGCCGTCGGAAGCCGCCGGCGCCGGCGCGCTGCTAACCCTTCTGGTCGTCGTGATCGCCTACCGATTGTTCCGCTTCAAGCCGGTCGCTCATATCTTCTCGTCGGCGATGCGCGAGAGCGTGATGATCATGATGATCATGGCCGCCGCCGAACTCTTCGCCTTCGCGCTGTCGTCGCTGTTCATCACCCAGTCGATCGCCGGCTACATCGCCGATCTCGAGGTCAACCGCTGGGTGCTGCTGGCGATCATCAACGTCTTCCTCCTGGTCTGCGGCATGTTCCTGCCGCCGGTCGCCGTCATCGTCATGACCGCGCCGATGCTCTTCCCGATCATCACCCAGGCGGGCTTCGACCCCTACTGGTTCGCGATCATCCTGACGATCAACATGGAAGTCGGACTGATCACCCCGCCGATCGGGCTCAACCTGTTCGTCATCAACGCCATCGCGCCGAAAGTTCCGACAAGGGATATCCTCTGGGGCGCACTGCCCTATGTGATCGTGATGTTCATAGCCATCCTGATCCTGTGCATCTTCCCCGGGATCGCCACATGGCTGCCCAACCAGATGCTAGGAGCCGCATGA
- a CDS encoding malonyl-CoA decarboxylase, whose translation MNTTSFFGDMLQTIADRGRKLLSANPRDDGADTVAAMEALCETLISSRGEASGMALANDVLSYWNRLDADRQRAFMQVLLDHFGPKSERLEKAIDAYRKEPTPAALLELHVAAEPRRQELIRRFNLAPNGIATLVRMRETLLKLKADNPDLEAVDADFAHLFSSWFNRGFLMLKPISWSTPADILEKIIRYEAVHHIGGWDELRLRLAPEDRRCFAFFHPQLADDPLIFVEVALTRDIPGTIADLLREDRVPIKAADATTAVFYSISNCQDGLRGISFGNFLIKQVVEDLKRDLPKLDTFVTLSPVPGFADWLAHERRAEASDFLSAADKAKLQVLDQEGWADDEELAAKVQPVMTAAAAWYFLKARNSRGRVVDPVARFHLGNGARLERINFLGDRSPRAMRQSHGLMVNYLYKLDDIEKNHEAFAGRSEVVASQPIRKLVPADRGTKSIIPLAGGASPQGEKEKGSKEFSA comes from the coding sequence ATGAACACGACCTCCTTTTTCGGTGACATGCTGCAGACCATTGCCGACCGTGGCCGCAAGCTGCTTTCGGCGAACCCGCGCGACGACGGCGCCGATACCGTCGCCGCCATGGAAGCACTCTGCGAAACGCTGATCTCGAGCCGGGGCGAAGCCTCCGGCATGGCCTTGGCGAACGATGTCCTGTCCTACTGGAACCGCCTCGACGCGGATCGGCAGCGCGCCTTCATGCAGGTGCTGCTCGACCATTTCGGACCGAAATCGGAGAGGCTGGAAAAGGCGATCGATGCCTACCGGAAGGAGCCGACGCCGGCCGCCCTCCTCGAACTGCATGTCGCCGCCGAACCGAGACGGCAGGAACTGATCCGCCGCTTCAACCTCGCCCCGAACGGCATCGCCACGCTGGTGCGCATGCGCGAGACGCTGTTGAAGCTGAAGGCCGACAATCCGGATTTGGAGGCGGTGGACGCGGATTTCGCCCATCTCTTCTCGTCCTGGTTCAACCGCGGCTTCCTGATGCTGAAGCCGATCAGCTGGTCGACGCCGGCCGATATCCTGGAAAAGATCATCCGCTACGAGGCGGTCCACCATATCGGCGGCTGGGACGAACTGCGGCTGCGGCTGGCGCCCGAAGACCGGCGCTGCTTCGCCTTCTTCCATCCGCAGCTTGCAGATGATCCGCTGATCTTCGTCGAGGTGGCGCTGACGCGCGACATTCCCGGCACCATCGCCGATCTGCTGCGCGAGGACCGCGTGCCGATCAAGGCGGCGGACGCGACGACGGCGGTGTTCTATTCCATTTCCAACTGCCAGGACGGGCTGCGCGGCATCTCGTTCGGCAATTTCCTGATCAAGCAGGTGGTCGAGGACCTGAAGCGTGACCTGCCGAAGCTCGATACCTTCGTGACGCTGTCGCCGGTCCCCGGCTTTGCCGACTGGCTGGCGCACGAACGCCGCGCCGAGGCTTCCGATTTCCTCAGCGCCGCCGACAAGGCGAAGCTCCAAGTGCTCGACCAGGAGGGTTGGGCCGACGACGAGGAACTCGCCGCCAAGGTGCAGCCGGTGATGACGGCGGCGGCCGCCTGGTATTTCCTCAAGGCCCGCAATTCGCGTGGCCGCGTGGTCGATCCGGTCGCCCGTTTCCACCTCGGCAACGGCGCGCGTCTGGAGCGGATCAACTTCCTCGGCGACCGCTCGCCGCGGGCCATGCGCCAGTCGCACGGCCTGATGGTCAACTATCTCTACAAGCTCGACGACATCGAGAAGAACCACGAGGCATTCGCCGGCCGCTCGGAGGTCGTCGCATCCCAACCGATCCGCAAACTGGTGCCCGCCGATCGCGGCACCAAGAGCATTATCCCTCTTGCCGGCGGCGCGTCCCCGCAGGGCGAGAAAGAAAAAGGCAGCAAGGAGTTCAGCGCATGA
- the dctP gene encoding TRAP transporter substrate-binding protein DctP, which translates to MKNFTRMLKLGVVIAAGALTAFSAQAETILKASHQFPGGKGDIRDEMVQMIAKEVAAANVDLTIQVFPGASLYKPNDQWNALTRGLLDMTSFPLDYASGRHPEFSATLMPGLVGNFDRAMRLNDSPFMADIKKIIEDQGAMVISDAWLSGAFASKKNCITSPDTIKGQVIRAAGPAFEEMLAAAGASIASMPSSEIYSGMQTGVLDAANTSSASFVSYRLYEQAKCLTAPGENALWFMYEPVLISKKTFDGLTPDQQKAILAAGEKAEAFFNEEVRKGDQLMIDTYKKAGVEVVEMSKSDYDAWLEIAKQSAYKNFAEKVPNGQKLIDEALAVK; encoded by the coding sequence ATGAAAAATTTCACTCGCATGCTCAAGCTCGGTGTCGTTATTGCCGCTGGAGCGCTGACCGCATTTTCCGCCCAGGCGGAAACCATCCTGAAGGCGTCGCACCAGTTTCCGGGCGGCAAGGGCGACATCCGCGACGAGATGGTGCAGATGATCGCCAAGGAAGTCGCCGCCGCCAATGTCGACCTCACCATCCAGGTGTTTCCGGGCGCATCGCTCTACAAGCCGAACGACCAGTGGAATGCGCTGACGCGCGGCCTGCTCGACATGACGTCGTTCCCGCTGGACTACGCGTCCGGCCGTCATCCGGAATTTTCGGCGACGCTGATGCCGGGCCTCGTCGGCAATTTCGACCGCGCCATGCGGCTCAATGATTCCCCCTTCATGGCGGACATCAAGAAGATCATCGAAGACCAGGGCGCCATGGTGATTTCCGACGCCTGGCTGTCGGGCGCCTTCGCCTCGAAGAAGAACTGCATCACCTCGCCCGATACGATCAAGGGCCAGGTGATCCGCGCCGCCGGTCCGGCGTTCGAGGAAATGCTGGCGGCCGCCGGTGCCTCCATCGCATCCATGCCGTCGTCGGAAATCTACAGCGGCATGCAGACCGGCGTTCTCGACGCCGCCAACACCTCGTCGGCGAGCTTCGTCTCCTACCGGCTCTACGAACAGGCGAAATGCCTGACGGCGCCGGGCGAAAACGCGCTCTGGTTCATGTACGAGCCGGTGCTGATCTCGAAGAAGACCTTCGACGGCCTGACGCCCGACCAACAGAAGGCGATCCTGGCGGCCGGCGAAAAGGCCGAGGCCTTCTTCAACGAGGAAGTCCGCAAGGGCGACCAGTTGATGATCGACACCTACAAGAAGGCCGGTGTCGAGGTCGTGGAAATGTCGAAGTCGGATTACGACGCCTGGCTCGAGATCGCCAAGCAGTCCGCCTACAAGAACTTTGCCGAGAAAGTGCCGAATGGCCAGAAGCTGATCGACGAGGCGCTGGCCGTCAAGTGA
- a CDS encoding DUF1403 family protein, with amino-acid sequence MDSRALPMPDQATPVQLLPRWATAVAGVESEAEAAFLAGSALAGLDALVRADPYWAGCWRARLALKCAASAVRLAGRGEDEDALRDAVLLCAPCDDPGPAGSIFVAYRRLAGESVRLGSKELGELCHDLGLAQGDLGAIVDLVEEMAQSRRPAPFVAAELVQRLIGMRPDAEVLAWWLADWMVARKLGWARPVPLLMAERYGPAFRTLGGRGRVAPGEPAFARAVFLAISKGGGEALQLAADIARRAERLAAIAPKVRTKGGETVVRQLFSDDAVSAAAPGANLSRWAARRLFERLETLGGVRELSGRTSFRIYGL; translated from the coding sequence ATGGATTCGCGTGCGCTTCCCATGCCCGATCAGGCCACACCGGTGCAGCTATTGCCGCGCTGGGCAACCGCCGTGGCCGGCGTCGAGAGCGAGGCGGAAGCTGCCTTTCTGGCAGGATCCGCGCTTGCCGGGCTCGATGCGCTGGTGCGTGCCGACCCCTACTGGGCCGGCTGCTGGCGCGCCCGCCTGGCGCTGAAATGCGCCGCCTCCGCCGTGCGCCTTGCGGGGAGGGGGGAAGACGAGGATGCCTTGCGCGATGCCGTGCTCCTCTGCGCGCCCTGTGATGATCCAGGCCCGGCCGGCTCCATCTTCGTCGCCTACAGGCGGCTTGCCGGAGAATCCGTTCGGCTTGGTAGCAAGGAACTCGGCGAACTCTGCCATGATCTCGGTCTGGCGCAGGGCGATCTGGGTGCGATCGTCGACCTCGTGGAGGAGATGGCCCAGTCGCGGCGCCCGGCACCTTTCGTGGCCGCCGAGCTTGTCCAGCGCCTCATCGGCATGCGGCCGGATGCCGAAGTCCTCGCCTGGTGGCTTGCCGACTGGATGGTCGCCCGCAAGCTGGGCTGGGCGCGGCCTGTGCCGCTGCTGATGGCCGAGCGTTACGGACCGGCCTTTCGCACGCTTGGCGGCAGGGGCCGTGTCGCCCCCGGAGAGCCGGCCTTTGCCCGTGCCGTGTTCCTGGCGATTTCGAAAGGCGGCGGCGAGGCGCTGCAACTGGCCGCCGATATCGCCCGTCGCGCGGAAAGGCTCGCCGCCATCGCCCCGAAGGTGCGCACCAAGGGTGGCGAGACGGTGGTCCGGCAGCTCTTCTCGGACGATGCCGTGTCCGCTGCCGCGCCCGGCGCCAACCTGTCGCGCTGGGCGGCAAGGCGGCTGTTCGAGCGGCTGGAGACGCTCGGCGGCGTGCGCGAGCTTTCCGGCCGCACCAGCTTCCGCATTTACGGTTTGTAG
- a CDS encoding GntR family transcriptional regulator encodes MSDRSTFHKLRDDIENGIVTGEFEPGERLDETQLANRFGVSRTPIREALMQLSAIGLIEIRPRRGAVVVDPGPQYVFEMFDVMAELEGMAGALAARRHTVEDREALLAAHARCEEAALSEDTDAYYYENEVFHNAIYDASHSGFLKDQCIALHRRLRPYRRLQLRVRNRMKISFDEHRKIIDAILAGEEEEARKRLRGHIAVQGDRFSDLVANIDKLRHGSEKPARSGSP; translated from the coding sequence ATGAGCGACAGAAGTACCTTTCACAAACTGCGCGACGACATCGAGAATGGCATCGTCACCGGAGAGTTTGAGCCGGGGGAACGTCTGGACGAAACCCAGCTCGCCAACCGCTTCGGCGTGTCCCGCACGCCGATCCGCGAGGCGCTGATGCAACTGAGCGCCATCGGTCTCATCGAGATCCGCCCGCGGCGTGGCGCCGTCGTCGTCGATCCCGGACCGCAATATGTCTTCGAGATGTTTGACGTGATGGCGGAGCTCGAAGGCATGGCCGGCGCGCTCGCCGCCCGCCGCCATACGGTCGAGGACCGCGAGGCGCTGCTGGCCGCCCATGCGCGCTGCGAGGAGGCGGCACTGAGCGAGGATACGGACGCCTATTATTACGAGAACGAGGTCTTCCATAACGCCATCTATGACGCCAGCCACAGCGGTTTCCTCAAGGATCAGTGCATCGCCCTGCATCGGCGCTTGCGGCCCTACCGGCGCCTGCAGCTCCGCGTCCGAAACCGGATGAAGATCTCCTTCGACGAGCACCGGAAGATCATCGACGCCATTCTCGCCGGCGAGGAGGAAGAGGCGCGCAAGCGTCTGCGCGGCCATATCGCCGTGCAGGGAGACCGCTTCAGCGATCTCGTCGCCAACATCGACAAGTTGCGCCACGGCAGCGAAAAGCCGGCGCGATCCGGTTCACCTTGA
- a CDS encoding flavin-containing monooxygenase, protein MAVEQVDTVVVGAGQAGIAMSEHLGKHGISHLVLERSRIAERWRSERWDSLVANGPAWHDRFPGLTFSGDPEVFVGKEGVADYFVAYAEMIDAPVRCGVEVKSVERLSGRAGFRVETSDGVIEARHVVAATGAFQTPIIPKLIPDDAGLMQIHSSAYRNPEQLPDGAVLVVGAGSSGTQIADELRHAGRRVYLSVGPHGRPPRAYRGRDFVWWLGVLGKWDLQSQPGLEHVTIAVSGARGGETIDFRRLAGEGMTLVGRTQTFANGRLTFADDLSDNIRAGDANYLALLDEADAYVERNGLDLPEEPEARRIAADPACMTDPILELDIAEAGIASVIWATGFSADYSWLKVDTFDARGNPLHQRGVSREPGIYFLGLPWQSRRGSSFIWGVWHDAKFLADQIAIQHSYMQYHRAASGQSKPAEPALQD, encoded by the coding sequence ATGGCTGTAGAGCAGGTGGATACGGTGGTCGTCGGTGCCGGCCAGGCAGGCATCGCGATGAGCGAGCATCTCGGCAAGCACGGCATCTCGCATCTCGTGCTCGAGCGGTCACGGATCGCCGAGCGCTGGCGTTCCGAGCGCTGGGATTCGCTGGTTGCCAACGGTCCCGCCTGGCATGACCGCTTTCCGGGACTGACATTTTCCGGTGATCCCGAAGTCTTTGTCGGCAAGGAAGGCGTTGCGGACTATTTCGTCGCCTATGCCGAGATGATCGATGCGCCGGTGCGTTGCGGCGTCGAGGTCAAGTCCGTCGAACGCCTTTCCGGTCGCGCGGGCTTTCGGGTGGAGACCTCGGACGGGGTCATCGAGGCGCGCCATGTGGTCGCCGCAACCGGCGCGTTCCAGACGCCGATCATCCCGAAGCTTATCCCGGACGATGCCGGGCTGATGCAGATCCACTCGTCGGCCTACCGCAATCCCGAGCAATTGCCGGACGGCGCCGTTCTGGTCGTCGGCGCCGGATCGTCCGGCACCCAGATCGCCGACGAGTTGCGGCACGCCGGGCGTCGCGTCTATCTCTCCGTCGGCCCGCATGGCCGTCCGCCGCGCGCCTATCGTGGCCGCGATTTCGTCTGGTGGCTCGGCGTGCTCGGCAAGTGGGACCTGCAATCGCAGCCCGGCCTGGAGCATGTCACCATCGCAGTCAGCGGCGCGCGTGGCGGCGAGACGATCGACTTCCGCCGGCTGGCGGGCGAGGGCATGACGCTGGTCGGGCGCACCCAGACCTTCGCCAATGGCCGGCTGACCTTCGCCGACGATCTCTCCGACAACATCCGCGCCGGCGACGCCAATTATCTGGCACTGCTCGACGAGGCGGACGCCTATGTCGAGCGCAACGGGCTCGACCTGCCGGAAGAGCCGGAGGCCCGGAGGATTGCGGCCGATCCCGCCTGTATGACCGATCCGATCCTGGAACTCGACATTGCCGAAGCCGGCATCGCGTCGGTCATCTGGGCCACCGGCTTTTCCGCCGACTACAGCTGGCTGAAGGTCGATACGTTCGATGCCAGGGGCAACCCGCTGCATCAGCGTGGCGTCTCGCGTGAGCCGGGCATCTATTTCCTCGGGCTGCCATGGCAGTCGCGCCGCGGCTCGAGCTTCATCTGGGGCGTCTGGCACGATGCCAAGTTCCTGGCCGACCAGATCGCCATCCAGCACAGCTACATGCAGTATCACAGGGCCGCGTCCGGGCAATCAAAACCCGCCGAGCCGGCACTGCAGGACTGA
- a CDS encoding LysR family transcriptional regulator has protein sequence MPADWLSFSRSRHRQEAVIPSRITLRQLEYFVAVGEEGSIARAAEKVNVSSPSISTAIAGIEDEFGLQLFARKHAHGLKLSQAGRTFMEQARAVLAEAEKLNVMAREMTGRVQGPLNVGCLLTFAQVVMPHLRRGFCTRFPDVQFHQLERDQEGVLQGLRDAELDMALSYALSIPDDIVFEPLFDLPPYVLMAADHPLAGRESVWLAELQGHPMVLLDLPHSSAYFLSLFAGAGITPMITERTRDMEVMRSLVANGFGYAIINIRYANTFSADGKPLRHVAIRDALPPLKLGLLTSADARTTVTVRAFADHCREHMTPQTHPGLKT, from the coding sequence TTGCCTGCCGATTGGCTTAGCTTTTCCCGAAGCAGACATCGGCAGGAGGCCGTCATTCCCTCGCGCATAACCCTTCGCCAGCTGGAATATTTCGTGGCCGTCGGCGAGGAGGGTTCGATCGCCCGCGCCGCCGAGAAGGTCAACGTCTCATCGCCGTCGATTTCCACCGCAATTGCCGGTATCGAAGACGAGTTCGGCCTGCAGCTGTTTGCCCGCAAGCATGCCCACGGGCTGAAGCTCAGCCAGGCGGGCCGCACTTTCATGGAACAGGCGCGGGCGGTTCTCGCCGAAGCCGAGAAGCTCAATGTTATGGCGCGGGAGATGACCGGCCGCGTGCAGGGCCCGCTCAACGTCGGCTGCCTGTTGACCTTCGCGCAGGTCGTCATGCCGCATTTGAGGCGCGGTTTCTGCACCCGCTTCCCCGACGTGCAGTTTCACCAGCTGGAGCGCGATCAGGAGGGCGTCCTGCAGGGGCTGCGGGATGCGGAACTCGACATGGCGCTGAGCTATGCGCTCAGCATCCCGGACGATATCGTCTTCGAACCACTCTTCGACCTGCCGCCCTATGTGCTGATGGCCGCCGACCATCCGCTGGCCGGGCGCGAGAGCGTGTGGCTTGCCGAGCTACAGGGGCACCCAATGGTGCTGCTCGACCTGCCGCATTCCTCCGCCTATTTCCTGTCGCTCTTTGCCGGCGCAGGCATCACTCCGATGATCACCGAGCGCACGCGCGACATGGAGGTGATGCGATCGCTGGTCGCCAACGGCTTCGGCTACGCGATCATCAACATCCGCTACGCCAACACGTTTTCCGCCGACGGCAAGCCATTGCGCCATGTGGCGATCCGCGACGCGCTGCCGCCGCTCAAGCTCGGTCTCCTGACGTCGGCCGACGCCCGGACCACGGTCACCGTGCGCGCCTTTGCCGACCATTGCCGCGAGCATATGACGCCGCAGACGCATCCGGGCCTGAAGACCTGA
- a CDS encoding TRAP transporter small permease subunit, whose translation MVKAYIRAVGQISRLFALISTGLLIAAMLVVCQMILMRYVFAWPTIWQTDFVVFAATDAIFFGAPYVLLTGGHVGVDVVEMMVSSPARRRLQLVGSLFGLIFCAVMLVAGWIQFHDAWAGNWKHSSVWAPPLWIPLLGLPVGFGLLCLQYIAKILALVTGHAEDHAGHAAPATETTP comes from the coding sequence ATGGTAAAGGCCTATATCCGGGCCGTCGGCCAGATTTCGCGCCTGTTTGCGCTGATATCGACGGGCCTCCTGATCGCCGCCATGCTGGTCGTCTGTCAGATGATCCTGATGCGCTACGTCTTTGCTTGGCCGACGATCTGGCAGACCGATTTCGTCGTCTTCGCGGCGACCGACGCGATCTTTTTCGGCGCGCCCTACGTGCTTCTGACCGGTGGCCATGTCGGCGTCGACGTCGTCGAGATGATGGTCAGCAGTCCGGCCCGCCGCCGGCTGCAGCTTGTCGGCAGCCTGTTCGGCCTCATATTCTGTGCGGTGATGCTCGTCGCCGGCTGGATCCAGTTTCATGATGCCTGGGCCGGCAACTGGAAGCATTCAAGCGTCTGGGCGCCACCGCTGTGGATCCCGCTCCTCGGCCTGCCCGTCGGTTTCGGCCTGCTCTGCCTGCAATATATCGCCAAGATTCTCGCCCTCGTGACCGGCCATGCCGAAGACCACGCGGGCCACGCCGCTCCAGCCACGGAGACCACGCCATGA
- a CDS encoding DUF1028 domain-containing protein: MTFSLVARCAETGMFGMAISSSSPAVAARCAYARAGVGAVASQNVTDPTLGPLALDLMAGGMSADEAIAEIRKRGKFIEYRQVLAVDGQGRTAIHSGDKALGIWSEAKAENVASGGNLLKDAGVPQAIVDGFLASSGHIGDRLIAAMRAGVAAGGEAGPVHSAGMLIVDKVSWPVADLRCDWTEDCPIENIATAWDIYKPQLAAYIQRALDPREAPSYNVPGDE; this comes from the coding sequence ATGACCTTCTCCCTCGTTGCCCGCTGCGCTGAGACTGGCATGTTCGGCATGGCGATTTCCTCCTCCTCGCCGGCGGTCGCCGCGCGCTGCGCCTATGCGCGCGCCGGGGTGGGCGCCGTCGCGAGCCAGAACGTCACCGACCCGACGTTGGGTCCGCTGGCGCTCGACCTGATGGCCGGAGGTATGTCTGCGGACGAGGCGATCGCCGAGATCCGGAAGCGCGGCAAGTTCATCGAGTACCGGCAGGTGCTGGCGGTTGATGGACAGGGCCGCACGGCGATCCATTCCGGCGACAAGGCGCTCGGCATCTGGTCGGAGGCGAAGGCGGAAAATGTCGCCTCCGGCGGCAATCTCCTGAAGGATGCCGGCGTGCCGCAGGCGATCGTCGACGGCTTTCTCGCGTCCTCCGGCCATATCGGTGACCGGCTGATTGCCGCCATGCGGGCGGGCGTTGCCGCCGGCGGCGAGGCCGGGCCGGTGCATTCGGCCGGCATGCTGATCGTCGACAAGGTCAGCTGGCCGGTCGCGGACCTGCGCTGCGACTGGACCGAGGATTGCCCGATCGAAAACATCGCGACCGCCTGGGACATTTACAAGCCGCAGCTTGCCGCCTACATCCAGCGCGCCCTCGACCCGCGCGAGGCGCCATCCTACAACGTGCCGGGAGACGAGTGA
- a CDS encoding RidA family protein gives MVHNRIRKFNTRDTYPEQKLDNDLCQAVVTQGGRTVYLRGQCPQDLDTFKNIDSHDPAEQTHKVMQNIRQLLEEAGGSMEHLVKVVVYITDVRHREAVYRTMGEYIKGVYPVSTGLVVSALARPDWLVEIDGTAVIPE, from the coding sequence ATGGTGCATAACCGCATCCGCAAATTCAACACTCGCGACACCTATCCCGAGCAGAAGCTCGACAATGATCTCTGCCAGGCGGTCGTCACGCAGGGCGGCCGCACCGTCTATCTGCGCGGCCAGTGCCCGCAGGACCTCGACACGTTCAAGAACATCGACAGCCACGATCCGGCCGAGCAGACCCACAAGGTCATGCAGAACATCAGGCAGCTTCTGGAAGAGGCCGGTGGTTCTATGGAGCATCTGGTCAAGGTCGTCGTCTACATCACCGATGTGCGCCACCGCGAGGCCGTCTACCGGACGATGGGCGAATACATCAAGGGCGTGTATCCGGTCTCGACCGGCCTCGTCGTCAGTGCGCTCGCCCGGCCGGACTGGCTGGTGGAAATCGACGGCACCGCCGTCATTCCGGAGTGA
- a CDS encoding SMC-Scp complex subunit ScpB gives MAGASGMRAQRSGRKSGGDEPLIDRELADLPPEARWREWMMRVEAVIFASAEPVTRDVLARVVGEGCSIDLLIDDLREDLKGRPYDIVSVAGGFHHRTRGGYGAAVRAASVPTRPLPASLSDFEAGVLMAIGYFQPVTRAELSRIFGREVSRDMIGALRSAGFIGSGPRSPTPGAPYTYVTTRHFLSAFGFSTLRDLPDIEALEDAGLLSRHALAAAADDADPGEGGEGDPAADAGE, from the coding sequence ATGGCGGGGGCAAGCGGCATGCGGGCGCAGCGGAGCGGAAGGAAGAGCGGCGGCGATGAGCCGCTGATCGATCGCGAGCTCGCCGACTTGCCGCCGGAGGCGCGGTGGCGCGAATGGATGATGCGGGTGGAAGCCGTCATCTTCGCCTCCGCCGAGCCGGTCACCCGCGACGTTCTGGCCCGCGTCGTCGGCGAAGGCTGCAGCATCGATCTCCTGATCGACGACCTGCGCGAGGATCTGAAGGGCAGGCCCTACGACATCGTCTCCGTTGCCGGCGGCTTTCATCACCGCACCCGGGGCGGCTACGGCGCCGCCGTGCGGGCCGCAAGCGTGCCGACGCGTCCGCTGCCGGCAAGTCTTTCGGACTTCGAGGCGGGGGTGCTGATGGCGATCGGCTATTTCCAGCCGGTCACCCGTGCCGAACTCTCTCGCATCTTCGGGCGCGAGGTCAGCCGCGACATGATCGGCGCTCTGCGATCTGCCGGCTTCATCGGGTCCGGTCCGCGCAGCCCGACGCCCGGTGCGCCCTATACCTATGTCACGACGCGCCATTTCCTCTCCGCCTTCGGCTTTTCGACGTTGCGCGATCTTCCCGATATCGAGGCGCTGGAGGATGCGGGCCTCTTGAGCCGGCATGCGCTCGCCGCAGCCGCCGATGATGCCGATCCGGGTGAGGGCGGGGAGGGCGATCCAGCGGCGGACGCCGGCGAATAA